The following coding sequences lie in one Thalassoglobus polymorphus genomic window:
- a CDS encoding ClpP family protease, whose amino-acid sequence MFDLNIERPSPVQPQNSDYQRTRQMTVGDLLLENRIIFLDGPIHDGNANMIVMKLLYLQSENRHQDIHLYVNSPGGSVTATLAIYDTMQFLDCKVATYCVGLAASGGAILVAGGSAGKRFILPHAKMMIHQPYGQVGGQVSDIEIQAKEILETRTVLNEILSEHTGQPIDVVAKDTERDFYMSPTAAKEYGLVDEIVSKKDKGKKDESKSADEKSS is encoded by the coding sequence ATGTTTGACTTGAATATCGAGCGGCCTTCACCGGTACAGCCTCAAAACAGCGACTATCAACGAACACGGCAGATGACTGTCGGCGATTTGCTTTTAGAGAACCGGATCATCTTTCTCGATGGTCCCATTCATGATGGCAACGCCAATATGATCGTCATGAAATTGCTCTATCTCCAGTCAGAGAACCGACATCAGGATATCCACCTGTATGTCAACTCACCCGGTGGTTCGGTTACCGCAACGCTGGCGATTTACGACACCATGCAGTTTCTCGATTGCAAAGTCGCCACGTACTGCGTCGGACTCGCTGCCAGTGGCGGAGCGATCCTCGTTGCAGGGGGATCTGCTGGAAAACGGTTCATTCTGCCACATGCCAAGATGATGATTCATCAGCCATATGGGCAAGTTGGTGGTCAAGTTTCGGATATTGAAATTCAGGCGAAAGAAATCCTTGAGACTCGAACCGTTCTCAATGAGATTCTCTCCGAGCATACCGGCCAGCCGATTGATGTTGTCGCCAAAGATACAGAGCGGGATTTTTATATGTCCCCGACTGCAGCCAAAGAGTATGGCCTCGTTGACGAAATCGTGAGCAAGAAAGACAAGGGCAAGAAGGACGAAAG